The Scyliorhinus canicula chromosome 13, sScyCan1.1, whole genome shotgun sequence genome contains a region encoding:
- the LOC119976535 gene encoding uncharacterized protein LOC119976535, translated as MQTIRIWAFLNFMAILIQIDYGLRREIHVVQFPASINVTEGESVQLNCTFELSWKVGRVVWRRASGNTELSLWNPFYQGRMQMSGADLFAQSVAFIKIENLAKMDSDVYYCEVEVPTIGGGNGTGTQLTVTDRNVADCPPAGVSTNDRVYPLVLGLLGCSILVMILLLSRLHCQHQAISRLKGLQTVTPARRRSADMYGIIEVQETPSESRQGTVLQSYYSAPFREYSNIRSPGADKGSIFSNQGLTQSTFQ; from the exons ATTATGGGTTGAGGCGTGAAATCCATGTGGTCCAGTTTCCGGCCTCTATTAATGTTACAGAAGGCGAGTCAGTGCAACTAAACTGCACCTTTGAATTGAGTTGGAAAGTCGGACGCGTTGTGTGGAGGCGGGCCTCAGGAAACACGGAACTTTCGCTTTGGAATCCTTTCTACCAGGGGCGGATGCAGATGTCAGGGGCGGACTTATTTGCCCAAAGCGTGGCTTTCATTAAAATCGAAAATTTAGCGAAAATGGACTCGGATGTTTACTACTGCGAGGTGGAAGTTCCGACGATTGGGGGAGGAAACGGGACAGGAACACAACTCACTGTAACTGACA GGAATGTGGCTGATTGTCCTCCAGCGGGCGTTTCAACCAATGATCGAGTATATCCACTGGTGCTGGGACTGCTCGGGTGCTCCATTCTGGTAATGATCCTCCTGCTCTCGCGGCTGCACTGCCAACATCAAG CTATATCAAGGCTGAAAGG GTTGCAGACAGTCACGCCAGCCAGAAGAAGGTCTGCCGATATGTACG GTATAATTGAAGTCCag GAAACACCTTCTGAGAGCAGGCAAGGGACAGTTTTGCAAAGCTACTACAGTGCTCCCTTCCGTGAATACAGCAACATACGCTCTCCAGGCGCCGATAAAGGATCCATATTTTCAAACCAGGGTCTCACCCAATCCACATTCCAATAA